A region from the Bos indicus isolate NIAB-ARS_2022 breed Sahiwal x Tharparkar chromosome 14, NIAB-ARS_B.indTharparkar_mat_pri_1.0, whole genome shotgun sequence genome encodes:
- the GPT gene encoding alanine aminotransferase 1 isoform X3 — protein MPEAWLSYPGDRPALLAGSKDGGSERAGPRPSPTGVTMLRSWALVPLAWGPSPPSSVDPSGRSPPPCPQAWSHRAAGTFCLSLPHVGLLSPVLGTLGGHRASPQAPPAFSPTLCGSQGRSVPRWAGPGSPAPSASSVLSVGPAGCSQEGAPSQAPPSQPWPIEPGPADLTPASGSCCLLSLLPAHLSRVMALRAGEHSQEAANGLKEKVLTLDSMNPYVRRVEYAVRGPIVQRALELEQELRQGVKKPFTEVIRANIGDAQAMGQIPITFPRQVLALCVHPDLLNSPDFPDDAKRRAERILQACGGHSLGAYSISAGVQMIREDVARYIERRDGGIPADPNNIFLSTGASDAIVTVLKLLVTGEGRTRTGVLIPIPQYPLYSAALAEFNAVQVDYYLDEERAWALDVAELRRALRQARDHCRPRALCVINPGNPTGQVQTRECIEDVIRFAYEEKLFLLADEVYQDNVYAESSQFHSFKKVLTEMGPPYAAQQELASFHSISKGYMGECGFRGGYVEVVNMDAAVKQQMQKLRSVRLCPPTPGQVLLDVAVSPPAPSDPSFPRFQAQERRAVLAELAAKAKLTEQVFNEAPGIRCNPVQGAMYSFPRVQLPPRAVQRAQELGLAPDMFFCLRLLEETGICVVPGSGFGQREGTYHFRMTILPPMEKLRPLLEKLSQFHAKFTREYS, from the exons ATGCCTGAGGCCTGGCTCAGTTACCCGGGAGACAGGCCTGCTCTGCTGGCCGGGAGCAAAGATGGGGGGTCCGAGAGGGCTGGGCCTCGGCCGAGCCCTACTGGGGTAACTATGCTGAGGTCCTGGGCCTTAGTCCCGCTCGCTTGGGGGCCCAGCCCTCCCAGCTCTGTGGACCCCTCAGGGCGCTCACCCCCTCCCTGCCCGCAGGCCTGGTCCCACAGAGCTGCTGGCACCTTCTGCCTGTCCCTGCCCCATGTGGGTCTCCTGTCCCCTGTCCTGGGGACGCTGGGCGGGCACCGGGCCTCACCCCAAGCCCCGCCTGCCTTCTCACCCACTCTCTGTGGCTCCCAGGGCAGATCTGTGCCCAGGTGGGCGGGGCCTGGCAGTCCGGCTCCTTCAGCCTCTTCTGTCCTCTCAGTGGGGCCAGCAGGCTGCAGCCAAGAGGGCGCCCCTtcccaggctcccccttcccagcCCTGGCCCATCGAGCCTGGACCGGCTGACCTCACCCCTGCTTCTGGATCCTGCTGCCTCCTGAGCCTCCTTCCTGCCCATCTGAGCAGAGTCATGGCCTTGAGGGCAGGTGAGCACAGCCAGGAGGCAGCAAATGGGCTGAAGGAGAAGGTGCTGACACTGGACTCCATGAATCCTTATGTCCGGAGGGTGGAGTATGCGGTGCGAGGCCCCATCGTTCAGCGGGCACTGGAGCTGGAGCAGGAGCTGCGCCAG GGCGTAAAGAAGCCCTTCACCGAGGTCATCCGCGCCAACATCGGGGACGCACAGGCCATGGGGCAGATCCCTATCACCTTCCCGCGCCAG GTCCTGGCCCTCTGCGTCCATCCCGATCTCCTGAACAGCCCCGACTTCCCCGACGACGCCAAGAGGAGGGCGGAGCGCATCTTGCAGGCGTGTGGGGGCCACAGCCTGG GGGCCTACAGCATCAGCGCTGGCGTCCAGATGATCCGTGAGGATGTGGCGCGGTACATCGAGCGGCGCGATGGAGGCATTCCTGCCGACCCCAATAACATCTTTCTGTCCACGGGGGCCAGCGATGCCATTGTG ACGGTGCTGAAGTTGCTGGTAACCGGCGAGGGTCGCACGCGCACGGGCGTGCTTATCCCTATCCCTCAGTATCCACTCTACTCCGCCGCGCTGGCCGAGTTCAACGCGGTGCAGGTGGACTACTACCTGGACGAGGAGCGTGCCTGGGCGCTCGATGTGGCCGAGCTGCGGCGCGCACTGCGCCAGGCGCGTGACCACTGCCGCCCCCGCGCGCTCTGCGTCATCAACCCCGGGAACCCCACCG GGCAGGTGCAGACCCGCGAGTGCATCGAGGACGTGATCCGCTTCGCCTATGAGGAGAAGCTTTTCCTATTGGCCGATGAG GTGTACCAAGACAACGTGTATGCCGAGAGCTCGCAGTTCCACTCGTTCAAGAAGGTGCTCACGGAGATGGGGCCGCCGTACGCGGCGCAACAGGAGCTCGCCTCCTTCCACTCGATCTCCAAGGGCTACATGGGCGA GTGCGGCTTCCGCGGCGGCTACGTGGAGGTGGTGAATATGGACGCTGCGGTGAAGCAGCAGATGCAGAAGCTGCGGAGCGTGCGGCTGTGCCCACCCACCCCGGGCCAGGTCCTGCTCGACGTGGCTGTCAGCCCGCCGGCGCCCTCAGACCCCTCCTTCCCGCGGTTCCAGGCG CAGGAGAGGAGGGCGGTGCTGGCCGAGCTGGCTGCCAAGGCCAAGCTCACGGAGCAGGTCTTCAACGAAGCTCCCGGCATCCGCTGCAATCCGGTGCAGGGCGCCATGTATTCGTTCCCGCGCGTGCAGCTGCCCCCGCGTGCGGTGCAGCGCGCTCAG GAGCTGGGCCTGGCTCCCGACATGTTCTTCTGCCTGCGCCTCCTAGAGGAGACTGGCATCTGCGTGGTGCCTGGGAGTGGCTTTGGACAACGGGAAGGCACCTACCACTTTCG GATGACTATTCTGCCCCCCATGGAGAAGCTACGGCCCCTGCTGGAGAAGCTGAGCCAGTTCCATGCGAAGTTCACCCGCGAGTACTCCTGA
- the GPT gene encoding alanine aminotransferase 1 isoform X4 → MPEAWLSYPGDRPALLAGSKDGGSERAGPRPSPTGVTMLRSWALVPLAWGPSPPSSVDPSGRSPPPCPQAWSHRAAGTFCLSLPHVGLLSPVLGTLGGHRASPQAPPAFSPTLCGSQGRSVPRWAGPGSPAPSASSVLSVGPAGCSQEGAPSQAPPSQPWPIEPGPADLTPASGSCCLLSLLPAHLSRVMALRAGEHSQEAANGLKEKVLTLDSMNPYVRRVEYAVRGPIVQRALELEQELRQGVKKPFTEVIRANIGDAQAMGQIPITFPRQVLALCVHPDLLNSPDFPDDAKRRAERILQACGGHSLGAYSISAGVQMIREDVARYIERRDGGIPADPNNIFLSTGASDAIVTVLKLLVTGEGRTRTGVLIPIPQYPLYSAALAEFNAVQVDYYLDEERAWALDVAELRRALRQARDHCRPRALCVINPGNPTGQVQTRECIEDVIRFAYEEKLFLLADEVYQDNVYAESSQFHSFKKVLTEMGPPYAAQQELASFHSISKGYMGECGFRGGYVEVVNMDAAVKQQMQKLRSVRLCPPTPGQVLLDVAVSPPAPSDPSFPRFQAERRAVLAELAAKAKLTEQVFNEAPGIRCNPVQGAMYSFPRVQLPPRAVQRAQELGLAPDMFFCLRLLEETGICVVPGSGFGQREGTYHFRMTILPPMEKLRPLLEKLSQFHAKFTREYS, encoded by the exons ATGCCTGAGGCCTGGCTCAGTTACCCGGGAGACAGGCCTGCTCTGCTGGCCGGGAGCAAAGATGGGGGGTCCGAGAGGGCTGGGCCTCGGCCGAGCCCTACTGGGGTAACTATGCTGAGGTCCTGGGCCTTAGTCCCGCTCGCTTGGGGGCCCAGCCCTCCCAGCTCTGTGGACCCCTCAGGGCGCTCACCCCCTCCCTGCCCGCAGGCCTGGTCCCACAGAGCTGCTGGCACCTTCTGCCTGTCCCTGCCCCATGTGGGTCTCCTGTCCCCTGTCCTGGGGACGCTGGGCGGGCACCGGGCCTCACCCCAAGCCCCGCCTGCCTTCTCACCCACTCTCTGTGGCTCCCAGGGCAGATCTGTGCCCAGGTGGGCGGGGCCTGGCAGTCCGGCTCCTTCAGCCTCTTCTGTCCTCTCAGTGGGGCCAGCAGGCTGCAGCCAAGAGGGCGCCCCTtcccaggctcccccttcccagcCCTGGCCCATCGAGCCTGGACCGGCTGACCTCACCCCTGCTTCTGGATCCTGCTGCCTCCTGAGCCTCCTTCCTGCCCATCTGAGCAGAGTCATGGCCTTGAGGGCAGGTGAGCACAGCCAGGAGGCAGCAAATGGGCTGAAGGAGAAGGTGCTGACACTGGACTCCATGAATCCTTATGTCCGGAGGGTGGAGTATGCGGTGCGAGGCCCCATCGTTCAGCGGGCACTGGAGCTGGAGCAGGAGCTGCGCCAG GGCGTAAAGAAGCCCTTCACCGAGGTCATCCGCGCCAACATCGGGGACGCACAGGCCATGGGGCAGATCCCTATCACCTTCCCGCGCCAG GTCCTGGCCCTCTGCGTCCATCCCGATCTCCTGAACAGCCCCGACTTCCCCGACGACGCCAAGAGGAGGGCGGAGCGCATCTTGCAGGCGTGTGGGGGCCACAGCCTGG GGGCCTACAGCATCAGCGCTGGCGTCCAGATGATCCGTGAGGATGTGGCGCGGTACATCGAGCGGCGCGATGGAGGCATTCCTGCCGACCCCAATAACATCTTTCTGTCCACGGGGGCCAGCGATGCCATTGTG ACGGTGCTGAAGTTGCTGGTAACCGGCGAGGGTCGCACGCGCACGGGCGTGCTTATCCCTATCCCTCAGTATCCACTCTACTCCGCCGCGCTGGCCGAGTTCAACGCGGTGCAGGTGGACTACTACCTGGACGAGGAGCGTGCCTGGGCGCTCGATGTGGCCGAGCTGCGGCGCGCACTGCGCCAGGCGCGTGACCACTGCCGCCCCCGCGCGCTCTGCGTCATCAACCCCGGGAACCCCACCG GGCAGGTGCAGACCCGCGAGTGCATCGAGGACGTGATCCGCTTCGCCTATGAGGAGAAGCTTTTCCTATTGGCCGATGAG GTGTACCAAGACAACGTGTATGCCGAGAGCTCGCAGTTCCACTCGTTCAAGAAGGTGCTCACGGAGATGGGGCCGCCGTACGCGGCGCAACAGGAGCTCGCCTCCTTCCACTCGATCTCCAAGGGCTACATGGGCGA GTGCGGCTTCCGCGGCGGCTACGTGGAGGTGGTGAATATGGACGCTGCGGTGAAGCAGCAGATGCAGAAGCTGCGGAGCGTGCGGCTGTGCCCACCCACCCCGGGCCAGGTCCTGCTCGACGTGGCTGTCAGCCCGCCGGCGCCCTCAGACCCCTCCTTCCCGCGGTTCCAGGCG GAGAGGAGGGCGGTGCTGGCCGAGCTGGCTGCCAAGGCCAAGCTCACGGAGCAGGTCTTCAACGAAGCTCCCGGCATCCGCTGCAATCCGGTGCAGGGCGCCATGTATTCGTTCCCGCGCGTGCAGCTGCCCCCGCGTGCGGTGCAGCGCGCTCAG GAGCTGGGCCTGGCTCCCGACATGTTCTTCTGCCTGCGCCTCCTAGAGGAGACTGGCATCTGCGTGGTGCCTGGGAGTGGCTTTGGACAACGGGAAGGCACCTACCACTTTCG GATGACTATTCTGCCCCCCATGGAGAAGCTACGGCCCCTGCTGGAGAAGCTGAGCCAGTTCCATGCGAAGTTCACCCGCGAGTACTCCTGA